The Pseudorasbora parva isolate DD20220531a chromosome 21, ASM2467924v1, whole genome shotgun sequence sequence TTCTGACGCGATTCGCTGTTATTGTGTGTAAAGTTTGTGTTTCTGCTTTATCTTCAGAAGCATCCTCATATTCTCCAGCGTCTCGGCGATAGCGGCGCATAAAGgaagcataataataataattgcccGTGTGCACTGATTGCAGCAATATTAAATCCTGTCGGCGCTTTGTGTGTGAATTCTGCAGATATTGGCTCGGCTCAGTCCTCTTTGTTCGCGTTATTGCGGCGCGGCTGCTATCGCGAGATCTGCCGCTGAAGTGCAGGTCACTGAACGCTTTATTGCTCTTTATTGAGTTCATTCGCTCAGTTTGAGCATCAGCTGTCGAGGCGAGTCTGCTTGAGCCCGTTTGTGATGCTTATCGCCGGCCCGCGGCGCTTTGTGTGTATTTACACCGAAATTAAACATTCTTCATCTCCAAACTAATATCCTCTTTTTTATGCCTGTGCGGCGGCGGAGCGAACAAAAGTCTGAGAAACATTAATTTCTGCGATGAACGAGAATTCAGTGACATCACattatagagagagagagagagagagagagagagagagagagagagagagagagagagagagagagagaacattgTACTGTCaatcagtcatctttatttctatcgctctacTCCAAcggcgattgtgtcagagcagcttcagtgttaaacaggacaatactgcagcagaattagatttggctgtacagtcgttctggagtaaacagtgatgttatcagcttattttaatttatcagagagagacaatgttggcagatcaggattagagtttatagaattaaataagacctcattcattaatgttatttgtatatttatcataatttttagtgtccccaactgagcaagccaagccaaaggcgacacaGAGGAAAAATTGCACTACCGTTTCTGTCATAAGCACTAGAAAAGGCCGAGTCCTCACTACTACGCTCCTTTCAGACAGAAATGATatctgtgaggatttccagtcaggatttagttGCTCAGTCGGGGACGCTaacattatgatccaagttattcacctaaatatccaaataaattaATTAGCTCGGACAGGTCCGTCCTGTGCACCGACACAGCAGCGAGCGCAGACACAGAGCGGCCAGAGAAACGGAGGAGCGACTGCAGGCTCTGGTGTTTGTGCAAAACTGCGGAAAAAGAGCGGGTGTTGAAACCTGTCACCGAGAAAAGAGTGTGTGTATCCCCCCGGATGCGACGCCGCTGTAGCCTACATGTGAATGCTCTAAAGTGACTTTCTGTTTCTTTGAAAAAAACGTTGGatcttttaatcctgcggtATTCTACCCGttataatgtaggctatactTTCTTTATAGCGTTGTCAATCAGGCAcaattttattaagaaatataaaataactatacCGTAGCCTACAATAGAAGACTTGCAGAATTACAGTAGACCGACAGAATTATGCCAAACATCAAACGCGCTTTATAGCAGGCAGaacaaaactatttttttgttatttaaatttttattttattttttattttaggtctATTTTTCTacatttcattatttgttttaaattaatttataacacttttttaaaactgtagttttaaataatgttcaacGCATTGTGACCCGCGATTTTAATTcctgtgtaaatgcatttatgccgcttcagagaaggattaaacggtctgtgtaaatgcacatttttgggaTTTTATGCCGCGTCAGAATCAGTTTCTGTGCCGCGTTtgctgtgtaaagatgcctttattctgctgcagtattgtcctgtttaacactgaagctgctctgacacaatcgccgTTGAGAAAGCGCTGTATATATAAAGTTGACTTCACAGacagacggagagagagagagagagagagagagagagagagagagagagagagagagagagagagagagagagagagagagactgaggcAGCGAGTGCATATTGTGAAATTGTTCCTGGATTGAGTTTCAGCTGCTCATGTTTTTCACATTGAGTTCTTCATCAGAATCAGTGACAATCACAGCACACGGTCAGTAAACTAAACTAacctaaactaaactaaactaaactaaactaaactaaactaaactaaactaaactaaactaaactaacctaacctaacctaaactaacctaacctaaactaaactaaactaaactaaactaaactaaactaaactaaactaacctaacctaacctaaccctaacagCAGTCCCTAACGCTGGCCGTCCTCCTGCCGCCTCAGCTGATCTGAAGGTCGTGTTCCTCCAGATGTGGAGTGAGGGTTATTTCTGCTCTTCTGAAAGCTTGATTAGTattttctgattattattatgtgtgtgtttatgatctCTCCAGATATCCGGCAGAAGAATGTTCCAGATGGTTCAGTTGTTAGTTCCCTCGGGGCTCAAGACACCCGGAAGCATCCGCGCTTCTCATCCGAGCGGACAGAGCCGGACTCCGGCCGCTTCCCATGAGTTTCTGCAGCACGTGCGGTGAGAATATGAGCTATACACACCTATGATACATGCAGTGTAGATGTTCACCAAAGCCACATATACTGGAATAAGATTAGAAATCCtcatgagagtgattagtgaagagtcatgtgactctgaagactggaggaatgaggATAAACTCAGcggatcacaggaataaatcacactttactataatCACAGACGAGactcagaaatatatttttatatatgtatgtgtgtgtgtgtgtgtgtgtgtgtgtgtgtgtgtgtgtgtgatgggtaggtttaggggcagtgtgtgtgtgtgtgtgtgtgtgtgtgtgtgtgtgtgtgtggagggatGAAGGCGTTTTAAGTGTCCGGCTCCGCCCCTTTTCCTGCAGTATGTTAAGCAATGTTTTCTAGGTATGTTACTTTAGCCTCCATGTTTTGACGGGTTAGCATTAGAGGAGGACACACAGAGCCTCCCGCTCGCCTGTTGAGTAGGTTCTCGGATGTCTTGGGTTCTGTGTATGTTAGCCTCAGTTCCTTCAGTCCATTGGTCGtttgacttgattttttgttatcagacctttcacctcaagatatgcgttcaccttgagaatttcatctttgtttccaaatgtagtgatttcggttttgtctttgtttaactgaagatagttttggcacatccagtcgttaacttcatcaatgcatttgcacagggagtcaatggggctgtagtcattaggtgacagtgctaagtagagctgggtgtcgtcagcatagctgtggtaagcaatattgttctttttcattatttggctcagtggcagcatatacaggttaaacaggagaggtgctagaatggacccttgtgggactccgcatgtcatggacgtccactcagacttatggtctcctatactcacataataacctctccatTCTAAGACCTGAACCATccgaggaccatcccagaaagcccgacccagttttccagcctgtctagaagtatgctgtggtcaacagtgtcgaatgcagcactgaggtccagttgaaccagaattgatgttttgcctgtatcagtgtttaagcgaatatcatttataatctttatgagcgctgtctctgtactgtgatgcggtcggaaaccagattgaaaattgtcaaagtatccgtttgagtttaagaatttgttcagttgactgaaaatgatcatttttcaatgattttgcctatgaaggggagatttgagattggtctgtagttgctcagtatggagttatccagattccTCTTCCTCAggagaggcttaactattgcagtatTAAGGGCGGCTGGAAAAGTCccgtagagaagtgaggagttcaccacttctaggagatctgcttccaaacagttaaacacacttttgaaaaaaagaagtgtgtGAAGGgtgcaggttgatgttttaagatgctctactgtgtcttctaaaattttaccgtcaattgtttcgaaatcagacatagtaattttccgagggtttggtatgatctgactgaccccagagcaactagaggatgtgctgatcgcctttctgatattattgattttctctgagaagaaggaagcaaactcactgcatttgctgtctgagagcatttctctaggaatgtgactcggggggtttgttagtctctcgacagtagcaaaaagagtgcgcgtgttgtttatgtgtctgtttataatatctgagaagaaggtctgtctagctttgcctagtccCACATTGAAAGCTTTAAGGCTGtctttataaatgttatatggactacaagttttgtcttccacCACCTGCgttcagatttttgttttaaggcaggggttttcaaactggggtccggggagccccaggggtcctccagaaggttctaaagGGTCCCCAGAACATTTCagaaaataaaaagacaaagcaataATGGATAAAGTCTACTCTTACTGTTTAGTTTCTAAATGTTGCTCTCATTTCTTTGTCGTATacatactttccagaattgtaACCGTTTGCTTTGCATCTTCCCCTTTAGAAAAGTCCTCTTTATCTCGCTCACTGGGGTTGTAAGAACGTAAACTGCGTAcacacatttattgtgaaagctgaaatgttgaaaacaaaaatgttttattgaaaatgttcttcaggtttatacatccaacattaggTATAGTCAATTTAAGTtgggaaacaatatgttgtatttattaaagtcACACTTACTGTTTATCTAAcagttaaatgtttttttttctgagataaaAATAGATGGATTATAGGAAGGGGCTCCCTCATAAAGGtccatcatatttgggggtccttggcatcataacgTTTCAACCcctgttttaagatgctgtaccaATTCTTTTTTTACCGCCAATTTTCTTTTCCAAATTTTACCGCCAATTCTTTcgaaatcagacatagtaaCTCTCTGAGGTCTGAGGCATAACGTAAGAGCAGTTATTGTgagcatcctggagtgtctgctgagccgtgtcaaatggtgtctcctctgaatttgcctcactggcacgacatgctcaaaacccgtcttcggcgcaataattccgatctttcatgtattcatactcttgtgtaatcgacgccccatcctaaataaatctgtctcttccgtgataccctgaaaattttgaataatccgatctaatatgatttctgacctgtaaggttgccagaataataatcttacacggtgtgttaataggccagaggagaactggcaccccgactgagtctggtttctcccgaggtttatttttctccatcacgccccgatggagtttcggttccttgccactgtcgcctttggcttggcttgctcagttggggacactaaaaatatgattaaagttattcaacttattatacaaataaaatatatgaattaggtcttatttaattctataaactataatactgatctgccaacattgtcgctatatgataaattaaaataagctgataacatcactgttttctccagtacgactgtacagccaaatctaattttgtcgcaatattatcctgtttgacactgtgaagctgctttgacacaatcgtgattgtaaaagcgctatataaataaagttgattgattgattgattgtgtgTGTTATCCAACAGGACAGTCAGCGGTCTGGGACAGCAGGACGTGTTTTATAACCTGCGCGTTCCAAACCAGTTTCAGACGGACAGAGACGAGGTCAGCCTTCTGCTGCTCACAGGTGcgtcacacacacctgtagagCTCAGGTGAgccatcacacacacctgtagagCTCAGGTGAgccatcacacacacctgtagagCTCAGGTGAgccatcacacacacctgtagagCTCAGGTgagccatcacacacacacacacacacacacacacacacctgtagagCTCAGGTGAgccatcacacacacctgtagagCTCAGGTGAgccatcacacacacctgtagagCTCAGGTgagccatcacacacacacacacacacacacctgtagagCTCAGGTGAgccatcacacacacctgtagagCTCAGGTgagccatcacacacacacacacacacacacacacacacacacacacacacacacacacacacacctgtagagCTCAGGTgagccatcacacacacatgtagAGCTCAGGTGAgccatcacacacacctgtagagCTCAGGTGAgccatcacacacacctgtagagCTCAGGTGAgccatcacacacacctgtagagCTCAGGTGAgccatcacacacacctgtagagCTCAGGTgagccatcacacacacacacacacacacacacacctgtagagCTCAGGTGAgccatcacacacacctgtagagCTCAGGTgagccatcacacacacacacacacacacacacacacacacacacacacacacacacacacacacacctgtagagCTCAGGTgagccatcacacacacatgtagAGCTCAGGTGAgccatcacacacacctgtagagCTCAGGTGAgccatcacacacacctgtagagCTCAGGTGAgccatcacacacacctgtagagCTCAGGTGAgccatcacacacacctgtagagCTCAGGTgagccatcacacacacacacacacacctgtagagCTCAGGTgagccatcacacacacacacacacacacacacacacacacacacacacctgtagagCTCAGGTGAgccatcacacacacctgtagagCCCAGGTgagccatcacacacacacctgtagagCTCAGgtgagccacacacacacctgtagagCTCAGGTGAgccatcacacacacctgtagagCTCAGGTgagccatcacacacacacacctgtagagCCCAGGTgagccatcacacacacacctgtagagCTCAGgtgagccacacacacacctgtagagCTCAGGTGAgccatcacacacacctgtagagCTCAGGTGAgccatcacacacacctgtagagCTCAGGTGAgccatcacacacacctgtagagCTCAGGTGAgccatcacacacacctgtagagCTCAGCTGTgccatcacacacacctgtagagCTCAGGTGAgccatcacacacacctgtagagCTCAGCTGTgccatcacacacacctgtagagCTCAGCTGTgccatcacacacacctgtagagCTCAGGTGAgccatcacacacacctgtagagCTCAGGTGAgccatcacacacacctgtagagCTCAGGTGAgccatcacacacacctgtagagCTCAGGTCTCAGATCAGTGTGTGTCTCTCCAGGTCAGGGTGTGTTCTGCATCGACCTGAAGACGTGGAGCGGCTCAGTTTCGGATCAGAACTTCAGCAGCGTCTCCACTGAGCAGCTGCCCGACGCGCTTCAGGCCATTACGGTCAGATCCGTCCCTCACTTCCTCAGAGTAAAGCAAAAGATGGAAAGCAGATCAGTGTCAACATACACTATAGTGCCAGAAGTATTGTGCCGCCGCTCCAGATCCCTGAGCTCAGgtgttcagtctcttcatggccacaggtgtataacttctcgttcaacatcagtgcctgacctcacaaatgagcttctagaagaatgggcaaaaattaaacctaaaccttgaggaaagccttcccagaagagctggagctgttagagagggtgggccgactccagattaaaccccacgggttaacaatggggaGCTCAGGTGTGTGTAGAGGCGGCACAACACTTCTGGAGATATGGTGTATCAGCGGTTCTTGTCTATGAACTAATGAGCCGTGTTACAGCTCATTCAgcctcaatcaatcaatcaatcaatcaatcaatcaatcaatcaatcaatcaatcagtcatctttatttctatcgctctacTCCAAcggcgattgtgtcagagcagcttcagtgttaaacaggacaatactgcagcagaattagatttggctgtacagtcgttctggagtaaacagtgatgttatcagcttatttccattcgtttttaaagcatcatggggaattgtgtgtgtgtgtgtgtgtgtgtgtgtgtgtgtgtgtgtgtgtgtgtgtgtgtgcaggtgaaaGCCAGCAATCTGTGCAGTCACATGACCCGCTGCGGGCTGAGCATCCGCCCAGCTCTCTTCATTCCCAGAATCCTCCTGTTTTCTCCGGATGGAGTTCTCGGAGACGAGCTGCTCCAGACGGAGCTCCTGGTGTCCGGCTCTGAAGTCCCGGCATTCCTGAGCTCGCTCCGGCAGGGATACGGCTCCTGGCTTTCAGGCGCTCTCACCCCGGCCTGGCTCTCAGGTCAGTCGAACAAAAGACGACACTTCCTGCTCTCTGTAGAGGCGGAgcgtatttaggccacgcccacaccaTGGGGGGGGGGGCTCCATCGACTGTGTATTGCCTGAAGCGGCTCCTCGTCATTTCAGACttacacaaaaactaacaatgatgaGTGACGAGGTGTGCAGAAAACAAGATAAAacgtgtgtctctgtgtgtgtgtgtgtgtgtgtgtgtgtgtgtgtgtgtgtgcaggtggcCTGTCGTTCAGCCAGATGCGGTCTCTGAGGGCCCTTCTGGGGCTCCTGGGCTCCTGGGATCTGCTCCGGCTGTCCAGCGGTCAGGAGCTCACCGGAGACTTCAGCAGCTGCCAACATCTGGCCATCAACAGACAGCAGACGGACCTGCTGGAGTTCAACAGGACAGGCAGTCAGATCACTGACACACTGTGGAGTCTGCTGGGACACACACCacaggtaacacacacacacacacacacacacacacacacacacacacacacacacacacacacacacacacacacacacacacacacacacacacacacacacacacagctggagTTCAACAGGACAGGCAGTCAGATCACTGACACACTGTGGAGTCTGCTGGGACACACACCacaggtaacacacacacacacacagacacacacacagctggagTTCAACAGGACAGGCAGTCAGATCACTGACACACTGTGGAGTCTGCTGGGACACACACCacaggtaacacacacacacacacacacacacacagctggagTTCAACAGGACAGGCAGTCAGATCACTGACACACTGTGGAGTCTGCTGGGACACACACCacaggtaacacacacacacacacacacacacacagctggagTTCAACAGGACAGTAGTCAGATCACTGACACACTGTGGAGTCTGCTGGGACACACACCacaggtaacacacacacacacacacacacacacatacacacacacacacacagctggagTTCAACAGGACAGGCAGTCAGATCACTGACACACTGCGGAGTCTGCTGGGACACACCacaggtaacacacacacacacacacacacacacacacacaccacaggtaacacacacacacacacacacacacacacacacacaccacaggtaacacacacacacacacacac is a genomic window containing:
- the si:zfos-911d5.4 gene encoding uncharacterized protein si:zfos-911d5.4, translating into MFQMVQLLVPSGLKTPGSIRASHPSGQSRTPAASHEFLQHVRTVSGLGQQDVFYNLRVPNQFQTDRDEVSLLLLTGQGVFCIDLKTWSGSVSDQNFSSVSTEQLPDALQAITVKASNLCSHMTRCGLSIRPALFIPRILLFSPDGVLGDELLQTELLVSGSEVPAFLSSLRQGYGSWLSGALTPAWLSGGLSFSQMRSLRALLGLLGSWDLLRLSSGQELTGDFSSCQHLAINRQQTDLLEFNRTGSQITDTLWSLLGHTPQVTVSMYKRGAQGWLGKPLIATATVPSSTRVTFRIRGEAAEVKIPAGSIRSITLSI